ACGCGGCGATGATGATGCAGCTGGGCGCGGACGGCGTGTTCGTGGGCTCGGGCATCTTCAAGAGCGGCAACCCGGCCGAACGCGCGGCCGCGATCGTGAAGGCGACGACGTTCTTCGACGACCCGAAGGTCGTCGCGGACGTGTCCCGCGGCCTCGGCGAGGCCATGGTCGGCATCAACGTGTCGGACCTCCCCGCGCCGCACCGTCTGGCCGAGCGCGGCTGGTGACCTCGCCGCGGGTCGGGATCCTCGCGCTCCAGGGCGACGTCCGTGAGCACGCCCGCGTGCTGGCCGGGCTCGGCGCCGAGGTCGTCCTCGTGCGCCGCCCCGAGGAGCTCGCCACCGTCGACGGGCTCGTCCTCCCCGGCGGGGAGTCGAGCGTCATCGACAAGCTCTCCAGGTCCTTCGGCATGCGGGAGCCGATCCGCGAGGCGATCGCGGGCGGGATGCCGGTCCTCGGCACGTGTGCCGGTCTCATCCTGCTCGCCGACCGCCTCGTCGACGGCATCGCCGGCCAGCAGACGTTCGGCGGGCTCGACGTCGCCGTGCAGCGGAACGCGTTCGGCGCGCAGACGGAGTCGTTCGAGACCGAGCTCGACGTGCCCGCCATCGGTGCTCCGCCGATCCGGGCCACGTTCATCCGTGCCCCCGTCGTGACGGATGCCGGCTCGGCGGAGGTGCTCGGACGCCTGCCGGACGGGCGGATCGTCGCCGTCCGCCAGGGAGCGCTCGTCGGCATCTCCTTCCACCCCGAGCTCGACGGCGACACCCGCTTCCACGAGCTGTTCCTCGCGGGCGTGGGCGACGCGTAGCGGACCGGCGTGACCGCGGTCCTAGACTGGACCCTGCGCTTTTTCCGAGAGGAGTCCCGTGAGCGGACATTCCAAGTGGGCAACCACCAAGCACAAGAAGGCCATCATCGACTCGCGCCGTGCGAAGTCGTGGGCGAAGCTCATCAAGAACATCGAGGTCGCCGCCAAGCTGGGCGGTGCCGACCTGCAGGGCAACCCGACGCTGTTCGACGCCGTGTTGAAGGCCAAGAAGACGTCGGTCCCGAAGGACAACATCGATCGCGCGATCAAGCGTGGCGCGGGCATCGGCGGCGAGTCGGTCGAGTACACCTCGATCATGTACGAGGCGTACGGGCCGAACGGTGTGGCGCTCATGGTCGAGTGTCTGACGGACAACAAGAACCGTGCCGCCGCAGAGGTCCGGACGGCTCTCACCCGTAACGGGGGCACCCTCGCCGACCCGGGTTCGGTCGCCTACAACTTCGCGCGCAAGGGCGTCATCGTCGTCTCCAGCGAGGGCACGACCGAGGACGACGTCATGCTCGCCGCTCTCGAGGCCGGCGCCGAGGAGATCGAGCCGCACTCGGAAGGCTTCGAGGTCGTCACCGAGGCATCCGATCTCGTCTCGGTCCGCTCCGCCCTGACCGACGCGGGGATCGAGTACGAGTCCGCCGACGTCGAGTTCGTCCCCAACCTCAAGGTCGAGATCGACGCCGACACCGCACGCAAGATCTTCCGCCTGATCGACGCCCTCGAGGACAGCGAGGACGTGCAGAACGTCTACGCCAACTTCGACCTGACCGCAGAGGTCCAGGCCGAGCTCGAGGACGACGAGTAAGCACCTCCGGGCGCGCCGACGAGCGGATGCCGCAACCCCCGCCTAGCGTGGGGGAGTGGCATCCGCTCTTCGCGTTCTCGGGATCGACCCCGGCCTGACCCGGTGCGGCATCGGCGTCGTGGATGTGCGTGCCGACCGCTCGGCCTCGCTCGTGCACGTGGGAGTCGTCCGGTCATCGCCTGAGGCCCCCATCGAGCAGCGGCTCGCCGCGATCGCCGCCGGCATCCGCCTCGTGCTCGTCGAGCATGAGCCGCACGTGGTCGCCGTCGAGCGGGTCTTCGCCCAGCAGAACCGCAGCACCGTGATGGGGACGGCCCAGGCAAGCGGCATCGCGCTCCTCCTGGCCGCCGAGCACGGTCTGCCGGCTGCGACGCACACGCCATCCGAAGTGAAGGCCGCGATCACCGGCTACGGCAACGCCGAGAAACTGCAGGTGCAGACGATGGTCGCCCGCGTCCTCAGACTCGACGCTCTGCCTCAGCCTGCCGACGCGGCCGACGCCCTCGCGATCGCGCTCTGCCACGCATGGCGGCGAGGGTCGGCAGCACCGGTCGGCGGCCCCCTGACACCGGCTCAGCGCGCGTGGGCCGAGGCCGAGAAGGCGACCCGGCGCTGATGCGTGTCGCTCGAACATACGTCCGAACCCTCCCGTAGGCTCGCCGCATGATCTCTTCCCTGCGCGGCCGTGTGCTGCACCTCGAACCCGACTCCGTCGTCATCGACGTGCACGGAGTCGGTTACGCGGTTGCCGTCACCGCGCAGCACGCGAGGCAGTTGCACCTCGGCGACGAGGTCTTCCTGCACACGGCGATGATCGTGCGTGAAGATGCGATGTCGCTCTTCGGGTTCGAGGAGCGTTCGGAGCTCGATGTATTCGGGCAGCTTCTCAGCGTCTCGGGCGTCGGCCCGAAGTCCGCGCTCGGCGTGCTCTCCGCCCTCTCCGTCGACCAGATCGCGACGGCCGTCGCCGACGAGGACGACGCCCCCTTCCGACGGGTATCGGGCATCGGCCCGAAGACGGCGAAGCTCATCGTCGTGCAGTTGGCCGGCAAACTGATCGCGCCGACGCGCGCGGCCTCGGGCGCGCCCGTCCCGCAGGGGCTCGGTGCGCAGGTCGCCGCCGCACTCGTCGCCCTGGGGTGGAGCGAGCGCGTCGCTGTCGACACCGCGGATTCGGTGCTCGCCGACGCTCCCGCGGGCGCGACCGTCCCGGCGCTTCTCAAGCTCGCCCTCGCCCACCTCGGCCCGTCTCGCGCGGAGCGCACCGGTGTCTGACGCCCGCGACCAGCGTCTTCCCGAAGACGAGACCGAACTCGCGGTCGAGGGCGCCCTGCGTCCCGGCTCGCTCGCGGAGTTCATCGGCCAGATGAAGGTTCGGGCGCAACTGCAGCTGTTGTTGGATGCCGCCCGCATCCAACAGCGTCCCGCTGACCACATCCTTCTCTCCGGTCCGCCCGGACTCGGCAAGACGACGCTCGCGATGATCGTCGCGCACGAGAGCGAGCGGCCCCTCCGGATGTCGAGCGGTCCCGCGATCCAGCACGCGGGGGACCTCGCCGCGCTCCTGTCGAGCCTCGTGCCGGGGGAGGTTCTCTTCATCGATGAGATCCACCGGATGGCGCGATCGGCGGAGGAGATGCTCTATCTCGCGATGGAGGATTTCCGGATCGACATCATGGTCGGCAAGGGGGCCGGTGCCACCAGCATCCCGCTCGATCTCGCTCCGTTCACTCTCGTCGGCGCCACCACCCGTTCGGGCCTGCTGCCCAACCCGCTCCGCGACCGGTTCGGGTTCACCGCTCACCTCGAGTACTACGAGCCGAGCGAACTCGAGCAGGTCATCGCCCGCTCGGCGGTGATGCTCGACGTCGATGTGCCGGCGGCATCCCGTGCCGAGATCGCACGGCGCTCACGGGGGACACCTCGCATCGCGAACCGGCTGCTGCGCCGGGTGCGCGACTACGTCATCGTGCACGGCGGGTCGTCGACTCAGGCCTCCACGAGTGACGTGTCGGCTGCGCTGGAGCTCTACGACGTCGACGATCTCGGGCTCGACCGGCTCGACCGGGCCGTGCTCGACGCCGTGGTCCGGCGCTTCCGCGGCGGCCCTGTCGGTCTCAACACGCTCGCCGTCACCGTCGGCGAGGAGGCGGACACGATCGAGTCCGTCGTCGAGCCCTACCTCGTCCGGATTGGATTCATGGGGCGGACGCCCCGAGGTCGAGTGGCGACGCCCGAGGCCTACGCGCACCTGGGGATACCCCGTCACGACGGGGCGCTCACCCTCGATGACCTATAATCCTTGAAGGCTCCGGCCTCCCACCCTCTTCGCCGCATCGCTGCGGTGTGCCCTCCCGAAAGGCGGACCCTCGTCCATGTTGCTTCTTTCCCAGCAGAACACCCAGCAGGCCACCGGAGGAAACTTCTTCATGGACTACGGCCTGCTCATCCTGCTGGCGGCTCTGCTCGTCTTCATGTTCGTCAGCTCGCGTCGTCGGACGAAGAAGATGAAGGAGCAGCAGGAGCAGAAGGCTCAGCAGATGGTTCCGGGCGTGAAGGTCCTGCTCCAGGGCGGTCTGTACGGCACCATCGTCGAGTACGACCCCACTGATCTCTCCAAGCCCGCCCACGTGGAGCTGGCCCCCGGCATGGTCGTTGAGGTCCACAGCCAGGCGATCCTCCGCATCGTCGAGGACGAGGAGCCCGTCGTCGACGAGGACGAGCAGGTCGCCGGTGACGACGTCATCGTCTCGCGCGACGAGACGATCCTCGACTCGCGTCCCGTCGACAGCACGCCCGACGCGGACGACAAGCCCAAGGCCTGATCTCCTCCGCTTCGGCGGTCCCTGAAGAAAGTTCCCTCCGTGGCTTCATCCACCCCCGTCCGCCGCGCCTGGCGCGCACTCATCGGACTCCTCGCCCTGACCGCCGTCCTCTTCGGGGTGAACGCTGCGGGCGTCATCCTCTTCGAGAAGAGTTCGTGGGTGCCCGAGTTGGCGCTCGACCTCCAGGGCGGCACGCAGATCATCCTGCAGGCGCAGACCCGGGAGGGCGCTCAGCCCACAGCGGATCAGATGCAGCAGGCGGTCTCGATCATCCGTCAGCGCGTGGATGCCTCGGGTGTCGGCGAGACCGACATCACGACGCAGGCGGGCAACCAGATCGTGGTGCAGCTTCCGGGCATCGCCGACGAGGAGACGCGCGACCGCATCGGCCGTTCGGCGCAGATGCAGCTGCGGGCCGTCCTTTACACGGCGGCCCCGAGCAACACGTTCGTCGGTGACGACGGCAAGCAGACGCCGTACCCAACTCCCGGTCCGTCCCTCAACGCGACCCCGACGCCGGCGCCCACGAACGGCAGCGACCCGGCGTGGGCCACGGAAGAGCTGCAGGCGCAGTTCCTGGCCTACGACTGCGCGAAGCCCGCGAACGATCCGGCGCAGGAGCCGGCCGACAAGCCGCTCATCACGTGCGAGTCGAACGGTTCGGCGAAGTACCTCCTGGGACCGGTGGAACTCACCGGCTCTGCGATCTCCGACGCGACCAACGGACTCAACTCGCAGAACGGTCAGTGGGCCGTGAACATCGTCTTCAACGGTGCCGGCACCAAGACCTTCGGAGACATCAGCCAGCGACTGTTCAACCTGCAGTCGCCGCAGAACCAGTTCGCCTTCGTCCTCGATGGCGAAGTCATCTCGGCTCCCTCCATGAACGCCGTCATCACCGACGGAAAGCCGCAGATCACTGGAAACTTCGATCAGGACACGTCCAAGACGCTCGCGGATCAGCTGAAGTACGGCGCCCTGCCGCTGAGCTTCGAGGTCCAGAGCAGCAACTCGATCTCCGCGACGCTCGGATCGCAGCAGCTCCTCATCGGTCTCGTCGCCGGGCTCATCGGTCTGGCGCTCGTCGCGATCTACTCGCTGACCGTCTACCGGGCCCTGGGTTCGGTCATCATCGCCTCGCTCGCGGTGATGGGCGTCCTGACCTACATCACCCTCTGCATCCTCGCGTGGCGAATGGGCTTCCGGCTCTCGCTGGCCGGTGTGGCCGGCCTCATCGTGACGATCGGCTTCACGGCCGACTCGTTCATCGTGTACTTCGAGCGCATCAGGGATGAACTCCGCGACGGCAAGTCGATCACCGGTGCCGTCGAAGACGGCTGGGATCGCGCCAAGCGCACGATCTACATCTCGAAGTCGATCAACATCCTCGCCGCCGTCGTGCTGTACATCCTGGCCGACTCGACGGTGAAGGGCTTCGCCTTCACGCTGGGTCTGACCACCGTCATCGACGTGCTGATCTTCGTGCTGTTCACGCACCCGGTGATGCAGCTCCTGGCGCGCACGTCGTTCTTCGGCGGCGGACATCCGCTCTCGGGGCTCGACCCGACCGCGCTCGGCGCCGTCTACCGGGGCCGTGCGCAGTTCCGTGCGCCCGTCGCAGCCGGCGGCAAGTCGCAGGCGGAGAAGCGCTCGGCGCGATCCCGCAGCGAAGCGGTACGCCGACAGACCATCGCAGAGCGGAAGCTCGCGGAGCAGAGCGGCGATAGTCGCTCGGCAGGGGAGGGGAACGACTGATGCGTTCCATGAGTGATTTCGGTAACGACCTCTACACGGGCAAGGTCTCCTTCCCGTTCGTCGGCCGCCGCCGTCTCTGGTTCCTGATCGCGGCGATCCTCGTGATCGGTTCGGCGCTCGTGCCGGTCTTCCGTCCGGTCCAGTTCTCGATCGAGTTCACCGGCGGATCGCAGTTCACCGTGAACGACGTCGCCAAGCCCGACCAGTTGCTGGCGACCAAGGCGGTCCAGTCGGTCGTCCCGGATGCCGCGCCGCGCGTCACGACGGTCGGCGACGACAGCCTCCGCATCCAGACCGACCAGATGGGTGAGATCGAGACCCGCGAGGTCACCTCGGCTCTCGTCGAGGCGTACGGGGTGTCGGACAAGAGCGTCAGCTCGTCGTTCATCGGGCCGAGCTGGGGGGAGAGCGTGACCCGTCAGTCGTTGTGGGGTCTGGCGATCTTCCTCGTTCTGACGTTCCTCATTCTGGCGCTCTACTTCCGCACCTGGAAGATGTCCGTCGCGGCGATGATCGGCCTTGTCGACGTGCTCGTGGTGACGGTCGGCGTGTACGCGCTGTTCGGGTTCGAGATCTCTCCTGCCGCCGTCATCGGCTTCCTGACGATCCTGTCGTACTCGCTTTACGACACCACGGTCGTGTTCGACAAGATCAGAGAGAACACGTACGAGGACGGGGAGAAATCCGGTCGCACCTTCGGGGAGTCGGTCAATCTCGCGGTGAACCAGACCCTCGTCCGGTCGATCAACACCACCGTCGTCGCGGTGCTCCCGACGGGTGCCATTCTCTTCATCGGCGCCCTGTGGCTCGGTGCGCAGACGCTGACCGACATCTCACTCTCGATCTTCGTGGGAACGATCGTCGCGGCCTACTCGACGCTCTTCGTTGCTGCTCCGCTGTACTCGCTTCTCCGCGAGAACGAGAACGGCCTCAAGACGCGCGACCAGCGGGTTGTCGAGGCCCGCTCGGCTGCTGTCGCCGCGGTCTGAGCGGGATGTGCGCGGGCGTAGGATTGACCTCCAGCTCCACGCGCTGGCGCACTGACGGGAGGCGAT
This DNA window, taken from Microbacterium sp. MM2322, encodes the following:
- the pdxT gene encoding pyridoxal 5'-phosphate synthase glutaminase subunit PdxT, which translates into the protein MVTSPRVGILALQGDVREHARVLAGLGAEVVLVRRPEELATVDGLVLPGGESSVIDKLSRSFGMREPIREAIAGGMPVLGTCAGLILLADRLVDGIAGQQTFGGLDVAVQRNAFGAQTESFETELDVPAIGAPPIRATFIRAPVVTDAGSAEVLGRLPDGRIVAVRQGALVGISFHPELDGDTRFHELFLAGVGDA
- a CDS encoding YebC/PmpR family DNA-binding transcriptional regulator; amino-acid sequence: MSGHSKWATTKHKKAIIDSRRAKSWAKLIKNIEVAAKLGGADLQGNPTLFDAVLKAKKTSVPKDNIDRAIKRGAGIGGESVEYTSIMYEAYGPNGVALMVECLTDNKNRAAAEVRTALTRNGGTLADPGSVAYNFARKGVIVVSSEGTTEDDVMLAALEAGAEEIEPHSEGFEVVTEASDLVSVRSALTDAGIEYESADVEFVPNLKVEIDADTARKIFRLIDALEDSEDVQNVYANFDLTAEVQAELEDDE
- the ruvC gene encoding crossover junction endodeoxyribonuclease RuvC, giving the protein MASALRVLGIDPGLTRCGIGVVDVRADRSASLVHVGVVRSSPEAPIEQRLAAIAAGIRLVLVEHEPHVVAVERVFAQQNRSTVMGTAQASGIALLLAAEHGLPAATHTPSEVKAAITGYGNAEKLQVQTMVARVLRLDALPQPADAADALAIALCHAWRRGSAAPVGGPLTPAQRAWAEAEKATRR
- the ruvA gene encoding Holliday junction branch migration protein RuvA, encoding MISSLRGRVLHLEPDSVVIDVHGVGYAVAVTAQHARQLHLGDEVFLHTAMIVREDAMSLFGFEERSELDVFGQLLSVSGVGPKSALGVLSALSVDQIATAVADEDDAPFRRVSGIGPKTAKLIVVQLAGKLIAPTRAASGAPVPQGLGAQVAAALVALGWSERVAVDTADSVLADAPAGATVPALLKLALAHLGPSRAERTGV
- the ruvB gene encoding Holliday junction branch migration DNA helicase RuvB, which gives rise to MSDARDQRLPEDETELAVEGALRPGSLAEFIGQMKVRAQLQLLLDAARIQQRPADHILLSGPPGLGKTTLAMIVAHESERPLRMSSGPAIQHAGDLAALLSSLVPGEVLFIDEIHRMARSAEEMLYLAMEDFRIDIMVGKGAGATSIPLDLAPFTLVGATTRSGLLPNPLRDRFGFTAHLEYYEPSELEQVIARSAVMLDVDVPAASRAEIARRSRGTPRIANRLLRRVRDYVIVHGGSSTQASTSDVSAALELYDVDDLGLDRLDRAVLDAVVRRFRGGPVGLNTLAVTVGEEADTIESVVEPYLVRIGFMGRTPRGRVATPEAYAHLGIPRHDGALTLDDL
- a CDS encoding preprotein translocase subunit YajC; translated protein: MLLLSQQNTQQATGGNFFMDYGLLILLAALLVFMFVSSRRRTKKMKEQQEQKAQQMVPGVKVLLQGGLYGTIVEYDPTDLSKPAHVELAPGMVVEVHSQAILRIVEDEEPVVDEDEQVAGDDVIVSRDETILDSRPVDSTPDADDKPKA
- the secD gene encoding protein translocase subunit SecD, which codes for MASSTPVRRAWRALIGLLALTAVLFGVNAAGVILFEKSSWVPELALDLQGGTQIILQAQTREGAQPTADQMQQAVSIIRQRVDASGVGETDITTQAGNQIVVQLPGIADEETRDRIGRSAQMQLRAVLYTAAPSNTFVGDDGKQTPYPTPGPSLNATPTPAPTNGSDPAWATEELQAQFLAYDCAKPANDPAQEPADKPLITCESNGSAKYLLGPVELTGSAISDATNGLNSQNGQWAVNIVFNGAGTKTFGDISQRLFNLQSPQNQFAFVLDGEVISAPSMNAVITDGKPQITGNFDQDTSKTLADQLKYGALPLSFEVQSSNSISATLGSQQLLIGLVAGLIGLALVAIYSLTVYRALGSVIIASLAVMGVLTYITLCILAWRMGFRLSLAGVAGLIVTIGFTADSFIVYFERIRDELRDGKSITGAVEDGWDRAKRTIYISKSINILAAVVLYILADSTVKGFAFTLGLTTVIDVLIFVLFTHPVMQLLARTSFFGGGHPLSGLDPTALGAVYRGRAQFRAPVAAGGKSQAEKRSARSRSEAVRRQTIAERKLAEQSGDSRSAGEGND
- the secF gene encoding protein translocase subunit SecF encodes the protein MRSMSDFGNDLYTGKVSFPFVGRRRLWFLIAAILVIGSALVPVFRPVQFSIEFTGGSQFTVNDVAKPDQLLATKAVQSVVPDAAPRVTTVGDDSLRIQTDQMGEIETREVTSALVEAYGVSDKSVSSSFIGPSWGESVTRQSLWGLAIFLVLTFLILALYFRTWKMSVAAMIGLVDVLVVTVGVYALFGFEISPAAVIGFLTILSYSLYDTTVVFDKIRENTYEDGEKSGRTFGESVNLAVNQTLVRSINTTVVAVLPTGAILFIGALWLGAQTLTDISLSIFVGTIVAAYSTLFVAAPLYSLLRENENGLKTRDQRVVEARSAAVAAV